The following coding sequences lie in one Mycteria americana isolate JAX WOST 10 ecotype Jacksonville Zoo and Gardens chromosome 15, USCA_MyAme_1.0, whole genome shotgun sequence genomic window:
- the RPAIN gene encoding RPA-interacting protein → MEVPLRRRRARYKGAAAPPWKETYRRRCMERLRSSRAKLLDRYRQAGKRVCGPAMGALLVQEVMEQEWQTLQAAEESLPSLRGKEALAQMQEDPDELAVLEEIRQELILQEQLVIEEYERSLQFDEECLNAMLDGLDASDKVICPVCRKNNLTVRNHLVFCQCGLYISTQGMTEGKLRSLLESTVTEHSHRCFHNPEFTVTSGMEEEASLLMICPVCDSWTILL, encoded by the exons ATGGAGGTGCCGCTCCGGCGACGCCGCGCTCGCTACAAGggcgcggccgcgccgccctgGAAGGAGACCTACCGCCGC CGCTGCATGGAGAGGCTGAGGAGCAGCCGGGCGAAGCTGCTGGACCGGTACCGCCAGGCCGGGAAGAGAGTGTGTGGCCCGGCCATGGGCGCGCTGCTGGTGCAGGAGGTGATGGAGCAGGAGTGGCAGACGCTGCAGGCCGCGGAGGAGAGCCTGCCGTCCCTCAGGGGAAAGGAGGCCCTGGCGCAG ATGCAAGAGGACCCCGATGAGTTAGCAGTTCTGGAGGAGATCCGACAGGAATTGATCTTGCAAG AACAGTTGGTTATAGAAGAGTACGAGCGAAGCCTGCAGTTTGATGAAGAATGTCTCAACGCGATGCTTGATGGCTTGGATGCCAGCGACAAGGTCATCTGCCCAGTGTGTAGAAA GAATAACCTGACTGTGAGGAATCACTTGGTTTTTTGCCAGTGTGGATTATACATCAGCACGCAG GGTATGACAGAAGGGAAGCTTCGGTCACTTCTAGAAAGCACTGTAACAGAGCACAGTCACCGGTGCTTTCACAACCCAGAGTTCACAGTTACCAGTGGAATGGAGGAGGAAGCCAGTCTTCTCATGATCTGTCCG GTCTGTGACTCCTGGACAATTCTCCTGTAA